aattaaaaagaagaagcccgATGATTGGCGTTTCTAAAGGTGAAGACAGAGTGGTACGAATGAAAATAGACAATTTTAAGAACTTCTCATCACAGGTACTATCGAATAGGATTGATTTGTAACTTAGCGGGGAAGATGCTTTTGGGAAACGGTACGACgtgaaattaggaaaaagtAAGGAAATTGTCCAGTGGGGCTTAGAGCGTTGACATGCATTCCCTTGGACATGGCCTAACATATCCTGCATGTGCCTCGCCGCATTGGGCCTTAACAATCTTATTTTTGTCATGAAACATGGAATCAATCGAAGAACCAAAACATGTGTTCGGTGAATCAACAAATCAATCTAGCATAGTCACTAACGTGGTAAAAATCCCCGAAAAGATCTTATTAGTGAATATTCTAGAGTTTATTTTTAGTTAATGCAGGGCTGAGCAAAACGAGAGGATCAGCTAATTCGATGTCTGTCTGACGTGCCATGATATCGACATGAGGCCGTGCAATTCTAGTATAGTGACCTAACTCCGGACCGTCCTAGGCACGGGGTTTTGACATGCATACACGACCAGCCAAAAGCTTTCTGTATTCAGTACGCAAGTGATGCGAATTCAATAGGGTCGGTTTTGTTTCAGCCATTTTCTTGCTACACAAGCCAGAAATGGCTTCCGAAAGTCAATTGGCAAGCCAGTCTCGCTCTCCTTTGGAGGCTTGTCATCATAAATTTCTCTCCTGCGAAATCAGTTTGCGTTGCTAAACGTCATCAGCATAACCAATTACATTACGTGATTCTTGCGAATAAGCTATAGCATGATTGGTATCCTCTATTTAAAGTCAAATTCAGATTGGGACGGCGTGATGGTGAGGTCGTTTTcgttttcgttttcctttttgccaTGTACCCGTATTCTTCCCTACCACGATTTTTGTTGTGATTCTACGGCTAGATTTGATTAGGAGGTGGGATTTATGCCCAATTTGTGAGCTCATGGTAGCTGAGATATTATGGCTAACGTAAAAGACTGCGACTAGTCAGAGTCGAAGTACGTGATGGTCTTTgcttgaaggagaagatggacAAAATCAAATAGGTGATGTACCACAAAAAATAAGGGAGGAATAGAATTGGACTTCCGTCTAGTTGAAATTGCCGAAAACTTTTGGTCCACCCCTGCCTACCAAGTTTTGGAAGTGCAATCGAGCCCTTCCTCTTCCCCATGGCCCGTACAAAGGCAaaccacttttttattttttttaacatgacGAATTTACTGAAGAAGATAATTATTCCGTTAATGATATGACACATAAAATCTATACAATTAATGGCTCTAATAGACTGTATCCGGATGAATTCGGGTCCAGACAAGTCTAAACTAGCGTACATGGACCGTATTTGGACCATGGTTGCTCTCGACCTTCTGCAAATTACTTACTTTTAGTCGGGAACTGGAGGATTTACACTGGCTAGGACTACTTGGTTCCTTAAAACAAGACACGCCGTATGCCTAAAAATGTCAGTACGTCGGCATGCCATGCTTACGCGAACATTGCGCACCTGTCATAACGAGAGCTATCGTCCACTGTCTTTTCAAAAGGGTCACTCACTACCCGCAATTTCTGACCATTTCGCCCGACCCATATAATACTTTCTCACGTATCCAAGCACAGTAATCGCACTCACAATTTCAATATCTAAGCACTGCATGACGTGAATTGCCCGCGTTTCAAAGGTGGGCAAAGCTCAATGAACGGGGGCGGCTTGACCTCACAAGTACAAAGGCCCTAATCATCATATAAAATCTGTCCGTACCCGCGGCCGTCTAGCCTCTGGCGAACCGACGCGTGTGCGCCGTGGGGGCAACATCCCTGTCGCGTCGTCAGTACTAATAATCCCAAACGTGACAAACTGGCGGTCTGGGTTTTCCCTTGTTTCGAAAGGCCGCAATTCAGCATATTTTTATGCCCAAAGTCTCGAGTTGTTGCGCCTAATTTAACGTTGAAACGTTCATATTCCCACGAGCCTGGCTAGCTGACCGGAGGGCACCAAACCAGTGGTGACAAATAGGCTGCACAACGGGGGCACGTGGCCTGGGCGATTCTTCTGGTTTAGCTTCCTTCCGTGGTGAGGCCTGTTTGGGTAGACTGTCACATTACTTTAATTGCACGTCCTAATTGATGTTTCTAAATTGACTAACCACATTAGAGAAAGATGATGAGAGTTCATGCCTAGACCGTCACGAAACTTGGATTTGAACAATCTTTGTGGTGAGTCCTATACGAAATCATTATGTTACCGATTTCATCATCTCCCATTCAAAAAATTTGTCTAAAAagccttaaatttattatacagtaatcaattcaatcataaactattcaattgtgtcaatttagtactaaatcttttattaatttgtcaatataatctttcgattaattttgttaagaaatcgcCAACCTGATGATTTAATCAACACCAATACTCTTATATGGAATGACcaattttgaggtttttttccttctttttttttcctttccttttcttttccacccTTTCTCTCTATCAACGATCACTAGGCCTCATCCATGGCTAATGgaagtcttttttcttttcatcttcccatgaaagtcttttttcttttcattttcctttccttttcttttccactctTTCTCTCCATCAACGATCACTAGGCCTCATCCATGGCTGATGGAAGTCATTGGCCACTGGCAAGAGCTCGCTGACCTCAAGCAATAGTCACCTAGGATCTAGCAAGGGCAACTATCACTTGAGGGGGCGAAGGAAAAAGAtatgttgaaaaaaaatgttcactTAAAATTATGCAATATAAAATCGTCATCATTAACTAGACCACTATGTTAGCAATTCTaaatcaaaattggctggaataattaaattgataaattatcaaaaaatttgagactaaattaacacaattaaaatatttataactaaattaacaaatcattaaaaaatttgaattaaatttgcaaaattaagaTGTTTATGGctaaatgaaatattttaccATAGATTTAGGATATTCTTTTACAATTATCACTCTTACCACCTACAAGGGCCGCCTAAGTGACCGTTCCCTAAGGCTGACGACCCAATGATGCCAACAGAgggaaaaggataaaaaaaaatgaaaaaatcatccacattAACACCACCCATATCAACCCATACCATGTAGGACGGTCAACATTAACTAAACCACCACATTGGTAATCTGACTAGACCGTCACATTAatgatttccaaccaaaatcgATCAAGAAGATTAATTTGAAAGACCATCAAAAGTTTTAATTaagaataattaaaatgtttaaaatcaAATGAGCTATCGTACGATAAGTTGAGGACTTTTGGGACAATTTTTCCCCTCCCATCCACATCGAACCCAAATTTAGTCTTGACCTTGTTATGGACAGCCCAACCTAAACGACAGCGATACTATCACAGCTCCTTCAGCATATCAATCTTTTCAATCAATAATGCAGCATGATCTTCTATGCCGATTCTCCTGAGTCCCAACCAAGGAAGTATTCTGGACCCAAGCAATAAAGACAAGGAACAGATTATATATCAAACAATCCAGAAGAGGAGGCTTCCATGGAGATTCCCTTTCTAATGCAAGACGTTAGGAACCAGAGGCCAACATAGAACCACACCACATTATCAGACCTATGCGTTCATCAAACGACAATGATACATGTAACATGTTAGTCTTGAGGATGAGATTCAAATCAATATGACCTACCTTTTTATTACTCAAAAGGGCTTACCCATACAAATCACCACCCAATACATGAACGGAAAAACCAACCCTTAACAAATTGCTTGTGACCAATGCTTACAAAAGAAGTTCCAAGCACCGTTCCCCTATAAAAATTTGCCCTCTCCTGATTGTATAATATTTGTATTCGCAACCTACTCACTGTTTTGAGAACATCCCTTGGGTTAATGAAGAGAAGTCATGCTCTTTCCCAGTTTGTGTTGAAGGAGAAGCAGATGCAACAGTTGGAGTAGATTGATGGTTGGTAACCCTGGCAGACATGAGACCATTGACGGTGGTAGTTTGCCCCACGGTATGCATACTGCTTGAGGCCAACAGGAGAAGAAACTAACCATAACCATACAGTTTAAACTCTTCGATATAGTCGAGAAAAGCATCAAAAGATACATACATTGACATGAAAGCAAcattaaaacaaaatataacaAGAACACTAATGCCACGGTAGAAACTGAGTAAGCACCAGAATGTGAAGAACTGCCAAATTCCATCACGAacgattatttacacaagataATTCATTGTCACTTGGACATTCTAATAAGTCCAAAAACAGCAAGATCCAGCTTTATTGTGCAGACCGCAACACCAATCATATCAAATTGTCCAAAGATGATTATTTTGTGATTAAGCATTTAAGTTTCAACTCTTTGTCTGTGTGTGTGTCAAGGGATCAATCATCACCGTCTAGCCTCTGGCAAGCTCTCTTTGTTACTTGAATAACCAAAATTGAGCATGGTATTCTAGGTAGCAATTAGGTTGCATAAGATGTGCGGTTATACGATACTCAAGGAAAAGGTTGCAGGTTATTTTCCAACTATTTCCTACTTTTGTATCAGATATGATCCGTGTGAATACACCCCTAACCTAGTCTaccttttgaccaaaaaaccCAGAATGTAGGCACAATCACTTTCCCAATTTTTACTTTCTACAAAAGATGGAATCCAACAGTTCTGACAAGAGGAAGAAGTTCATTGAAATCTAAATACCGTATATGCCCCTTAGACCCAATGAAGATAGATGAATTATCATCAGGTCATGTTAAAGAGTACTCTCAAGCACTTGTTGGCCACACCATCAAAAAAAGATTTGGTTTTCATAACACTacatattgaagaaaaaggttagttttttgaaaattgaatactTTCTTACCAAGTGCCCTAAGGGCAGTCATCATTCAGATCCTTATAAATAAGTCCCGTGTAAACTTTCTTCCATCCGTATTAATCATGCTccggagagaaaaaaatttaatatatcttTTATGATTACTTggtaggaaaaaaattaatttttcctgGAGAGAAAAGGTTAGGGGTTTGTGCGGCAgttcaagaaaaagagcaaCAATTGAGACTGAGCTAACAAgggtaaaaaaatatataagttGAAGTATTGACTCAATTTGGTATAATCATTTAGTTGAATCCTACATGAAGCACTCTCAAGGACGTGCCTGTTTCTAAACTCTAGTAATAAAGAACCACTAATCAGCCCCAGGGAAGACATTTTCACCCTGCCAAACATGAGAAGATCATGTACCAGTAGGGTCAAAGAGTCACGTGGAAAGATTTGCATCTAGACTCATTTAACCATGACTAAGATACACAAAAGCAGAGTATTCAGGCCAGGATTCATTCCCATGTGCAATCCCTTAATGTATCAGTCTAGTTTTCGCAATCATGTTAAGTTTAATAGCATACCTTGATGTTAAACTGTTTGAGAAGTTTCCCAACAGATGTGGAGTTGTTTGGTTGCTCATCTAATGATGAAAAAGATATCatgatcagaaaaaaaaaaactccgaAAAGCTCAAGCAATTAGAGTAAGCCTCATTAAATCATACCTGCATGAGTGCCTGTAAATCTGCTTGTCCGCCAATTGGATATGTGGTTCCTGGGACTTGGTGACCCATGTTGGGCCAGTTCATCATGGAGTAATTAGTACCATTTGAACCAGGTTGCTGCATAGTACCAAGAACTTTTGGATCTACATGACCAGATTTCGCAGCAGCAGCCATGAGAAGGGACTGCTGCTGTGCCAGCATTGCAAGTTGCTGTTGATGCATCGCAAATGGTGAAACCATGTTGGACTGCAAATAAAACAAACCATTTCACTGTCATATATACTGTTTCAATACAAACATAATAACAATTTTAAGGAATTACAGGACATAAGTTCCTATAAAGGGGCTGGTCAACAATTCCAAATTACGATTGGCAAGTGTTTTGCACTGTTCATAATACACATAAGAACACCAGCATATGTAGCAGGAGTATAAACATGAAGTTCACATAAAATTGAACTGATAAGTCAAGATTGGAGAGCATAATGTTTAAAGaattcattgaaaagaaaatgatcgaGCATATGCCTTCTCAAAAAGACTCATTATGTCATTCTTCACATCTTTCTGAGGTTTCTCTGAAACTGAAGGCACAAGAGTGACATCCTTAAAAAGGTCCTCAATGACAGAAGTGGACTGAGTGCTACTTTCAACAGGTTTTGAATGATTGGACTTTTCTGTCTCAGTTCCAGCTGCTGCTCCACCAGCTGGACATCAAAGCTAGGAAATCAGTGTcacttaaattaacataagGATTGCTActataaaacaaataaaagaacaaacTACAACACTCCTGGGGTgtgtctcagagagagagagagagagagtactttGAAAACCAGCCCAATCATCAGTAGAAGCTGCCTCTGAACCCTTTTCATTTGGACCATCCATGGATAGCAGGTTAAAAAGGTCAGTAGCATAATCAACTTTCGGAGGAGACACAGCCGGAGCAGCATCTACAGTTTCTTTTATCGCTTCAACTGGCGCCACAGCCATCTCCGTCTTTGCAGTGTCTTGCAGTTTGGGAGCAGCAGTGACCTATTCATTTATGAACATCATTACATGATTTAAGTTTCAAGTGGACCAAGTAAACTTGAATTGCCATAAGAATTATTGTATACTGCGCTTCCTTAAAACTCACTCCACAAAATGTATacagaattttctcaagttaaCAGAGACAAACAGCACCTTATGATGCACTTTTCAATTTAGCACAACCTCTTGTATTAGAAACATTAAAAATTGCTACAGTAGAAAACAGGTTCCTTAGGACATCCAGTAATCAAGATAACTTCCAGAGGAATATAACATGGGATTTAGCCATGTGTCACATCAGTCCTGAGCTTCCACAATCTTAAAATCTGTATTTAACTCTGATCAATAGTGATTTCAGAAGTAATGATTGTTGAACATGACGAAATTGGTCGATGCTATGGGCTTACAAGTCGATACCTGGTCAGGTCCTTTAAGGGGAACAGGATTACTGTGTTTTATAAAAGAGGCTTGATTGGTCCTCCTTTGTTCAAATGAACTCTCAGGCCTGCCTGAAATTCTCTGCACACTTCTTTCTCCAGGTCTCTGCCACTGTACAGTATCCTTTTCTTCTTGTCCTCTAGAAGGTGACTTGGGTTTTCCATCCCTGGAGACCCACCTTTTCTCCTCATATCTGCAAGAATGACCAATAATCAGCAGCGGATGAAGCAATGGATAATGTCTCGATCTACAGAGCAATTACAAACACCAGAAAAATGACAGCAAGAGATCAAAGTATGTCACGTACTTTGCACGAATAAAATTCTCAATTCCCACTCTGTCATAATTTGGGGGTAGCTCTGCTTCCCAATAACTATTTGCCTTCTCATTGCCCATTGCTGCACAGCGGCAGGTATTAGCATACTTCTTCTCAATCTTAGACCAAATTGACATCAATCAGGGGAAAGATCTGCCTTACATTGTATGAACGCAACCTGCTCTGGAAGCCATGTGTCCAAAGTAGCTGATCGGACCTGCAGCAAAAGCCTGACTATCACAAGtacatctatttttttatttttatttttttgtatgtGCTACCATTTGCATTCTAAATATCAACAAGGCAATCGCAGCAGAGATGGGTTAAATGACGGTAAGGTACACCAAGGACTGTTAACTCGTTTACATAACTGATAAATGATGTTCAAATtgctttttcacaaacaatgaGAAACAACTCAAGAACTCTTAAAGGTTATCTAACAAagaatatgtgtgtgtgtgtgtgtgtgtgtaaactTAATATGGATCTCACAGCAGGGAATAACTTCAGTTGAAAAAAGCAACTGTCCTTCAAATTATACAGAAGGGCATTAACTTCATGAACAGCATTGTATTATCTCTTTCAAAGCATCTTTGCTGTATGCCAGCATTCGGTGAGTAGATATAACTAATAGCATGGATCTGTTATGACACACATAAATTCAACACACAAATTCAACAGGCAGAATTACTTCCGATGATTAATCATTCTAGCTTTTCTAAAAGCTGACAAGCTTGGAGAAAAGAACTTTTACACTTAAAAGAATCATGAAGGGATCATTCCCTATCAAATCACCAAATTAACCCTGTCAGATCTGAACTTAAAGGGTGAAAATTTCGACCATCACTACAGTCGTCAGCATTTCTTGTCCCATAGTTTTGAAACCAGTCAAGGA
The window above is part of the Eucalyptus grandis isolate ANBG69807.140 chromosome 6, ASM1654582v1, whole genome shotgun sequence genome. Proteins encoded here:
- the LOC104448403 gene encoding ADP-ribosylation factor GTPase-activating protein AGD5 yields the protein MNGKANVSKELNAHHRKILEGLLKLPENRECADCKAKGPRWASVNLGIFICMQCSGIHRSLGVHISKVRSATLDTWLPEQVAFIQSMGNEKANSYWEAELPPNYDRVGIENFIRAKYEEKRWVSRDGKPKSPSRGQEEKDTVQWQRPGERSVQRISGRPESSFEQRRTNQASFIKHSNPVPLKGPDQVTAAPKLQDTAKTEMAVAPVEAIKETVDAAPAVSPPKVDYATDLFNLLSMDGPNEKGSEAASTDDWAGFQTGGAAAGTETEKSNHSKPVESSTQSTSVIEDLFKDVTLVPSVSEKPQKDVKNDIMSLFEKSNMVSPFAMHQQQLAMLAQQQSLLMAAAAKSGHVDPKVLGTMQQPGSNGTNYSMMNWPNMGHQVPGTTYPIGGQADLQALMQMSNQTTPHLLGNFSNSLTSSMHTVGQTTTVNGLMSARVTNHQSTPTVASASPSTQTGKEHDFSSLTQGMFSKQ